The following is a genomic window from Vitis vinifera cultivar Pinot Noir 40024 chromosome 6, ASM3070453v1.
TTAACTACCTTGAGCCAACCTTCCTCATTGGATGCTTAGAGTTTTAACCTCTTTGTCTCATCATCTGAGACAAAGTTATGAGTGGCACTAGTCTCCACTAAGGCCTTGGTGGCCCTCCCATTTACAAAGGCCTCTACATACATTAGTCCTTTTCTTTGAGGCGTCTTAGGCACCGACTTGGCCTTAAGGGCGTTTAGGAGTTGTAATGATCCCACATAAGCATCGCCCTCCTTCTCCTTTTCCTCGATCATGGCATTAAAGGCTTTTCTCTTGGGGCAGTCCCGCACCCAATGTGACCCATCACATAGGAAGAAATTGGTCCTGGGCGTGAACTCCTTCTGTTTGTCCTTGCCCTTACCATCCTTTCCACTAGAGGTCTTGCTTGATCTTTCCTTAAGAGTGTACCCCCTTGATCCCTTGTCTTACCCACATTTGGCTTGATTACCCTTGGACTGTGGCTTGGCCTTAGAGGAGTCTCCTTTTTTGTATTCCACTAAGAACTCCGCTACCGCCATGGTCGTGGCTAGGTCTTGGACACCATGTCTCCTCAACTCTTGCTCGACTCGGCTTTGCaagttatccatgaagttgaacagTTGCTCCTTCTTGAACATGTTGGGTATCTCAAGCACAAGTGTAGAGAACTCTTTGACATACTCACAGATCGAGCCCGTGTGCTTGAGACGTTTCATGTTTTTCCTTGCTATGTAAGTCACATCCTTAAGgtagaattgtttttttatttctcgcTTAAAGGTATCTCATGTGTCTATGATGcacatatttttttctatatcgGCAAACCCCTGACGCCACCATAGAATGGCATTATCGGTGAGGTAAAGGGTCGCAATGCGTACCTTAGTGGCTTCATCTGTCAGTGTGATAGCCTCAAAGTAGCGCTCCATGTGCCACAAGAAGTTGTCCAGCTCCTTAACATCCCTCTTGTCACTAAATGTGTGTGGCTTgggcacctccacccttggAGCCCATAAGTGACCATGACTTGTGCTGATACGACAGTCTTGTAGATGGCTAGCTCTTGTCAAACCTCCTGGTCTCGAGCCTCCATGCATGCAGCCAAGGCCTCCACCCTTGACTCCATACTAGCAAACATGTTCATCACTTTGTATTGAAAGGACATGAACTCCTCGTGTGACACCAGCTGAACTTATGAGCTTAGCATCCCCTCACAAAGGTCTTGGATCTACttccttagatcctctaagcccttctccatacCTTGCTCAATCAAGTCCACTCATTCTCAAGTGTCTACCATGGCTAGCTTCACCTTGGctagccttgcctccatgttggctatGGCATCAAGAGATTTATCCTTCTTGCCCTTACTACTGTCCCGTGTTAGTAGGCTCGTTCTCTCTCCCATGGGTTTGCTCATTAGTCTCCTCCACATTGGAGCCCGACATGTTTCCTTTACTATGCCCGCTTCGTAGTcgcgctctgataccaactgtcacaaacttaggtggtgtttgtttttttggtttttgctgaaagcaatttgttttcaaaatttaggttatttatttttctactttttcataacttattataaactttttactaaatagaaaaagtcaaaatatgtagctttttctaaatagaaaaataacatattggtttttctttactttttaatacttaatagaaataaaatactaaaaaaaaaaacaaacaacttaatatttaacactattaagcattggttctatttagaattaagtaaaaaaacaaacactaccttagtcttttcctaagctcatgCGGCACTTAAACAAGtaaagacacttgatcttgctaagtcagtctTACTCTCGGTGCTTAGTTTGTTAGGCTAAGATGCACCTGACTCAGAAGCTTTAGAGGGCATAGTAGGCAAcacttaaagaatggaagttttattgctcaaaggaagctttacaagtgctttggaaCTCACTTGCTTAGTGCCTTGACCAAATGAGACActtacctatttataggcaccaatggaactctctggaaccttggagggttccttacaactcaagaataatctagaacTTCCTACACAATTTTATGTACGCTTGTACAAGAATATATaagagatctctagaattctctagaaagccttggactcctctcatatcttccaccatagtgtagagatgtgtggactctaggcatctctagaaccttccacactcttcccactaatggCTAAATGTAAAAGTCTCCAAAAACTTCCTAGGCTCTATATAAAGCCCtagggaggctcatttgaagcatcctatgACAATATGCTGAGTTGGGGGGTATTGATGAGTCATTTGATGAACTTTGAGCTAAATTGCTATACCAAGAACAACGCCTTCAACACCTTCATGCCTTACGATTCAAGCTCTCAAGTGGCCTTTGTTGCTGCATCATACAATGTTTACTACTTTATTATGTAGTAGGCCAGTTTGCATTCCTTGACTTGAAGTCCCCTAACGACTCTACCAACATGGAAATTAGCTCCTAAAATGGAATTTTGTTGAGCTATGTTCGaaagtatattaatttgggttgttgaaaatgttgagaataTTAACAAGAaacctggaaaaaaaaaaaaggaaagaaaaaccctTGCCAAAGGGGTTGAAGTACGCATTCTTGAAGAGAATGAAAGCAAGCTAGTGATCATCTCCACTGGGCTATCCGTTGATCAACACCTGAAGAGTTGTGAAGAGTAGTAAAAATGCCATGGACAGCCCAATGATTTTACACTATAAAATGATGAGTAAAATTGCATCTGTTTGCATGAAACCAATACCAAGTGGCACACATACAATGACatcaataaacaaattaaaaagagaGACAAAACAACACAAACAGAAATGGAAATTTATGATTCATTTGCTATTCGATTAAAGTTGAGACCCACGCCTTTAGACAGAAATTGATGGAATCAAAATGAAAGTCGATTCTGATGTTTACATAAACATCCTGATTTCATAGTTTATAACCATCAAGTAAAAGCCACAAACTTCACCTAGAAGCTGAAGATAAGAATCttaagtattatatttttagtttccaCCTGGGTGTGTTGATCCATATCAAAAACAATATCTAGAGAGCTTTCTCAATGCCTTTCTGAAGCCTTGGCTTTCCACCTCATAAAAGAGCTAGTGACTGATGAACTTGCTCATCCCTGAACAGCCACCTGCACAGAAAAAAGATTTCTAGGTCACAGCATAAACCAAATATTAGCCATTCCGAACCAATGTGGCAAAGTCAGGGCACCTTGTATTATAACCTAATAATTTCTATCAGTAAACGAGTAAATTCACAAGATACAGACCAATGCACAAAGTACTTCATAAGATGATCCAACCGTAAATAAAACTGAAACCATAACAAGTTTCCAAGATAATTGAACCAACAAGCACAAACTTGTCTTAGAGAACACAACTATTACTTAAGCAGACAGGTCCATGTCATTCCTCTTAGACATAGCTTACATAAAAAATACAACATACTGAAATGTATAACCTCAGATTTTGCAGCTCCCCTGTTTTTCAAATGGTAGAGCAACCacctaaaaaaataatgtattgtACATATGTTTTTCTAGTCCCTTGTGGCCAatagagatttaaaaaaaaaaaaggtactaGGCACCAAGTcgattctctttttcttctataaTTCATTTCAGTAGATTCTAGAAAACAGACTGCTCATCATCATCAATGCATTATTGTTGCCAACCATAATTTTGATTGCGGTTCCCACCCATCATGTTTGAGCCGCGACCAGCACCTGAACCACTGTATGGACCACCTTGAGGATAATTTGGAGCACCAACTCCATAACCACTGCCACCTCCTCGAGGACCTGCACCAGGCATTCCGCTTGAGGCATATGGTGGACCCCTCCCTTGAGGTGGAAATGGTCCATTGCCgtaaccaccaccaccaccttgACCTCCACGGTTTGGGTGATTGTATCCTCCGCTGGGGTTTCCACTCTGAGGGTACCTGCTTGGCCCTCCAGAGGGTCCACGGGGCTTCCCATAATGGTGGCTGGGCCCTGCAGCCACTGGGGGTTGAGAACCACCATGCATGGGCTGGTTAGGTCCTGCCCGCATCTGTGCATGTACTTGCCCGGACTGCTGAATGGGTGGAAGACGGGCATGCTGTTGTGGATGCTGAAGCTTCTGACGTTTCGCTGTCTCATCATGTTGACGTTGTTGCTGGCGCTTCTTCTTTGTCTGGAACTCATGGGAAGATTCATATTTTGGTAAACTGATCCAAGGAAAAGTAGCTGTAGTTaatgatataattaaaatggAAGAATATTAAGAATCAGTAATTATTTAAACTGAATAGTTTAGAAAAACaaacaggaaaagaaaattgtGGCAACCATGGAAATCAAACCTCTTGGGATCACAAGGCAAAGGGTCAGTCCAGAAATACTCAGCATCAAGTGCATCCTTGGCAGATATTCTCTacattttgtaattttaaaaaaagggaCATAGGATATTAGAGAGGGAGAAAGAGAAATATAAGTGTGTATATATGCTAAAATCAACTCCTTTAAACAAATAATACTCCTGTTGAATCATTCTCATTGACAGATACTAAAATGACAATTAGAATACAGAATCCAGGAAGAAATTTGGAAGCCAAAAATGCTAGTAGGCAAAGAAGCAAAAACTTCATGTGGGCAAAGAAGCAAAAACTTCATGTGGGCTAATCAAATCgaaaagtagaaaaatgaaGAGACACGTAGCCTTTAATGTGATACCTGAGATGGATCAAGAGTCAGCATCCTCTCCAATAACTCCAAAGCATGCCGATCAAAGCTATTAtgcccaaaaataaataaaaagaagatgGGGAGAGTAAGCATACAGATTGAAGGGACTAAAATTTAGCTGTGACCTTGTGCTAAATTATATTACAACTCATCAAGGGTGTTACAATATATATGAGCACCATACGTTGATTTACTTACTGTCTAAAAACCTCCCTAAGACGTCTCTTCATTGGCCTTGTTGGCTTGAAATTGCTATACCAAGGAATCTTGGAAACCCCAGGCCAGTTGACTTCATCTGGAGCTCCACAAAGCTCAAAGATCTTATTTAATTGTTCAGGCTACAATCAATACAAGGAGAAATAACATTATCCTTAGTGTCGTATGAGAAGCATATTGCAATAAGGATCAAAGGAACAGGAACTAAAGAAAAGTAATAGTGAATTCTATCTCTTACATCTATTTATTCATACTAAAATATAGGTGCAATTTTCTATGAACCATATATCTACAGGAAAATCAGTAGATTGTTgacaaaattattgttttatgtcTCTACCAAGCAAATTAATGTATACACAATAAATGTATACATTAATTTGCAGGTTTTACCATGATGGCAAGtcaataaaatgatgaaaaacttgTAAGTTTAATCTGCAGTTTAGCAAATAAGTATGCACCCTAATTTACAGGTTTTAATTATATCTCTAGCTTAGCAAATAAATGTATACATTAATTTGCAGGTTTTACCATGATGGTGAAtctataaaatgataaaaaaacttgaaagtTTAATCTGTGGTTTAGCAAATAAGAATGCACACTAATTTACAGCTTTTTCCATGATTTTTAGAGGTTTTAATTATATCTCTGGCATAGCAAATAAATGTATACATTAATTGCAGGTTTTAGCATGATGGCGAatcaataaaatgataaaaaacttGTAAGTTTAATCTGTGGTTTAGCAAATAAGAATGCACACTAATTTACAGGttcaataaaatgataaaaaatttgtgCTTTAGCAAAAATGCATACTAATTTACAGgtttttccattattatttttccatgaTTTTGGTTTAGCAAAAATGCACactattattactatcattatcattattattacaaGAACCATAATGAAAACCTGCACAGTTAAGGTTTTCTCTCAACTGCAGTTTGCCACATTGAAGCACTAGTTATTTCAATAGCCAAACTCAATATTATAGTCAATAGCATAAAAGACCCCTCATACAGTTTTCCAGTTATGTGAAAAACACATAcacaagaattaaaaaaaaaaaaaaaattatatatgtagtATAAAagtcaaaatagaaaaagagaATTTATTGCAGCATAAAACCTCAAAAACAATGTGGAGACTAAAAATACACAAACATATACACATACAAGAGAATTAGTTTCTTGTCAGGAAGCCTTAAGCCAACATCTACTTTATAAATACTCAGATTTCCATATTTTGACAGacatgaaatataaattaaaaatgttacaCTGATCAACAAGCACAAGAATCATAAAACCCataggaagaaaagaagaaacagaaAGGAAGCACAATTCTATAAAGATCACAAAACTCATACTATACTTGCAAATGATCTTCAATTCCTCTAGCTTATTTTATGTGTCCACTAAAGAATGTGGCATTATTTATAGATTTGGGGAATTTGAAGATGCATTCATGATAAAGATGTGCTTGATTATGATCACTGTCTGGCAGGAATCTATTGGAAAATGATTCTTTCCCTTCTTAGGTCTACAACATGAGTCCCAGATAATGTGCAACATAGTGAGTACATATTCATTTTGCTAGGTCCAGTGTTGAAGTAGAATTTCAAGCCATGGGACATAGACTATGTGAGCTTCTCTGGATAAAAATTCTTCTTAGTGAGCTTAAAATAAGTTGGAAATGTTCTAAGACACTCTACTGTGATAACAAGTCAAATATCAATATAGCCCACAATCCATTTCAAAATGACCGAACCAAGCGCATTAAATTTGATTATCATTTCATCAAGGAGAAAGTTGGATAGGGTTGGTATGCATTCCACCCCCACAAAATATATCCTTAGAAAGACAGTTGGCCAATGTACTGACCAATGGACTTGTTGCTCAATCATTTCAATTTATCACAAACAAGCAAAGAATAAAGAACATTTACTCACTAGGTTGAaggggagtgttggaaaattGGTACAATAATTGTCGGATTATAAAGCCTAAGTAGGCTGGGATTTGATTGgaacttgtttctttttctgtaCAGTTGACTTGATTTACTTCCTgatttatttcctaaaattagtGACTCATTAAGTTGTTGGAATCCAATACTTATTTCTGATTTCATGgagtttatttgatttattcttGATTTTGTGTATATTTTCTGCATATTTAGATTAGTTGACTATATAAATTAAGGAAGTTGTAATTTAGAGGATTTTTAGGAATAGGCCAGTTGTCTTATTCTATTTCCATTTATTGTACAAGTTTGAaagttgtatatatatttgtactaatttttcaaagaaataagaAGAAGATTTTATTTTCCAACTTGGTATCAGAACTGAAAAAAGGTTTCTggtagttttttcttcttcttggccTTCACTGCCAAGCCTTGCCTATCATATTCACAACCTTCAATTGCCACCATTACAATAAGCAAAGATACACTAGAGAGATGGGCTGGAAATTGGATGGAAAGCCACAATCAAGGGCTAAGGACAGCCACGGTAACACACAATTTAGAAACGACAAAGACACCAAGTTCAACATCAACCTCAAAGAGTCCCTTTCACAAAAGAACAACTAGATCTCCTGTTGTGGGAAAATCTGAGGTTTCCTCTTCCTCCACTTCTTGCGGCTTTGCACAATTTCCTCTTCCTCCACTTCTTGCGCTTTTGCACAATCAGGTACTTTTAAAACAGCCCTTGGTACTTCTACTATTCTTCATTCTAAAACTTGGATTATTGATTCAGGGGCAACTAATCACATAACTAAAGAGTCTAATGTTTTTCTATCCTACATTCCATGTTCTAGTAACCAAAAAGTACAGGTTGCTAATGGATCTTTGACTCCTATTAGTGGTAAAGGCAATGTTTTAGTCACTCCCAATATCCCAATATCACTCTTTCATCTGTTTTGCATGTCCCAAATACGTCCTATAACTTATTGTCCATCagtaaattaagaaaatttcaaaattgttttgtaaCTTTCCTTCCCACTCATTGTGTGTTTCAGGACCTAACTACGGGGAAGGTGATTGGTAGTGCTAAAGAGAGAGAGGGTCTCTATTACTTGGTTACAGAGGAGCAAGGAAAGATTCAAGTTCatcaaataaaaggaaatatagaaaaagaaagagaactcTGGTTAATACATGAAAGATTAGGGCATCCAagttttgtctttttgaaaaccTTGTACCCTAAATTGTGTATCAACTTGGATCCTTCTAAATTCCAATGCAAAGTTT
Proteins encoded in this region:
- the LOC100263383 gene encoding cyclin-dependent kinase C-2, with protein sequence MAIAAPGQLNISESPSWGSRSVDCFEKLEQIGEGTYGQVYMAREIKTGEIVALKKIRMDNEREGFPITAIREIKILKKLHHENVIKLKEIVTSPGPEKDDQGRPDGNKYKGGIYMVFEYMDHDLTGLADRPGMRFSVPQIKCYMRQLLTGLHYCHVNQVLHRDIKGSNLLIDNEGNLKLADFGLARSFSNDHNGNLTNRVITLWYRPPELLLGTTRYGPAVDMWSVGCIFAELLHGKPIFPGKDEPEQLNKIFELCGAPDEVNWPGVSKIPWYSNFKPTRPMKRRLREVFRHFDRHALELLERMLTLDPSQRISAKDALDAEYFWTDPLPCDPKSLPKYESSHEFQTKKKRQQQRQHDETAKRQKLQHPQQHARLPPIQQSGQVHAQMRAGPNQPMHGGSQPPVAAGPSHHYGKPRGPSGGPSRYPQSGNPSGGYNHPNRGGQGGGGGYGNGPFPPQGRGPPYASSGMPGAGPRGGGSGYGVGAPNYPQGGPYSGSGAGRGSNMMGGNRNQNYGWQQ